The following are encoded together in the Culex pipiens pallens isolate TS chromosome 1, TS_CPP_V2, whole genome shotgun sequence genome:
- the LOC128092472 gene encoding uncharacterized protein LOC128092472 produces the protein MALGWNERDCCWFFARSQVGQVSAIASSIHVHHIRAIIQFLGHNRWRPSFADFGVSLDVHRRASLQCRIAPGTFCTIRGVYFSNEAGTPHLVLRENSLLAGLLPILFGMFLQCSKTYQTSWSVSSAFWINLFAIFTAASALPFACWW, from the exons ATGGCTTTGGGCTGGAACGAGAGGGATTGTTGTTGGTTCTTTGCGCGGTCGCAGGTTGGTCAGGTCTCGGCGATAGCTAGCTCCATTCACGTCCACCACATACGAGCGATCATTCAGTTTCTCGGTCACAATCGCTGGCGTCCAAGTTTTGCTGATTTCGGGGTGAGCCTGGACGTACACCGGCGAGCCAGTCTCCAGTGCAG AATTGCTCCCGGAACGTTCTGCACGATTCGAGGAGTGTATTTCTCGAACGAAGCGGGTACTCCACACCTTGTGCTGCGTGAGAACAGCCTGCTCGCCGGACTGCTGCCGATCTTGTTCGGGATGTTCCTCCAATGCAGCAAGACGTACCAAACGTCCTGGTCGGTTTCCTCCGCCTTTTGGATCAACCTCTTCGCAATCTTCACCGCTGCTTCCGCTTTGCCGTTTGCCTGCTGGTGGTGA
- the LOC120413425 gene encoding uncharacterized protein K02A2.6-like, translated as MDELKALLKNQNKLFEDLLKKQQAEPRAVAPGPHNVPLPPPLSLEGDMDENYAFFEDNWNNYATAVGMGDWPEADNPKKVSFLLSIVGPDALKKFSNFDLTQADRATPITVLAAIKKKVTRTRNVIVDRLDFFSAAQSPVESIDEYTSRLKSLAKPAKLGAVEAELITFKLATSNKWPHLRSKMLTMADLSEAKAVDLCRVEEITAKHVQVLSADKLSEVNKLKASSSKARQCKFCGDWHAFTKGSCPAYGKKCKLCSGKNHFEKVCRKNRARMSSSKRNSVRRVKKINDESSEDSESDDEWSDQSGTETEIEGEIGKIFDNSKKGGNVLAEVSLKVKGKWKSVKCELDTGANTSLIGHDWLCKLTGESDPELQPSPFKLQAFGGGIINVMGQVKLPCKCQNKKYILVLQVVDVSHRPLLSLKVCTTFGLIKFCNSVSMVPAKATPEGAQDLMRIYRIEAEKIVDEFGDVFRGYGKFDGEVTLEIDESVPPVIQQPRRVPIALRPKLKAELDQLEKDGIIAREYSHTEWVSNILLVKRGIAGAESIRICLDPIPLNKALKRPNLQFVTLDEILPELGQAKVFSTVDARKGFWHVVLDEQSSKLTSFWTPFGRYRWLRLPFGISPAPEIFQSKLQGIVQGLNGVECIADDVLVYGRGTTMEEALRDHNANLKNLLSRLKLNHVKLNNSKLKLCETSVKFYGHVLTTEGLQPDHTKISTIKHYPVPTSRTELHRFIGMVTYLSRFIPNLSAAFTRLRRLISEKEPWRWTREEDEDFSRVKSLVSDITTLRYYNVREPLTIECDASCFGLGVAVFQKDGIVGYASRTLTDTEKNYAQIEKELLAILFACVRFDQLIVGNPQTTVKTDHKPLINIFNKPLLTAPKRLQHMLLNLQRYHLALEFVTGKENVVADALSRAPHNDSTVRDEYQKLNIYKIFKQLEDCNVSDYLSISDNCLDTIIKATEQDAALQTVIDFIRNGWPSTIDRVPSAAKIYFKYRSELSTQDGLVFRNDRILIPCALQRSMIDKVHVSHNGIESTLKLARENIFWPGMSAQITDVVKECHICAKFAASQQKPPMQSHAVPIYPWQVVSMDVFFTSYQGKRHQFLVTVDHYSDYIELDILKDI; from the exons ATGGACGAGCTGAAGGCGCTGCTAAAGAACCAGAACAAGCTCTTCGAAGATTTGCTCAAGAAGCAGCAGGCCGAGCCCCGAGCGGTAGCACCAGGGCCCCACAATGTGCCGCTCCCTCCGCCATTGTCCTTGGAAGGGGACATGGACGAGAATTACGCGTTCTTCGAGGACAACTGGAACAATTATGCCACAGCGGTGGGCATGGGCGACTGGCCGGAAGCGGACAACCCGAAAAAAGTGAGCTTTTTGCTGTCGATCGTTGGCCCCGATGCGCTGAAAAAGTTCAGCAACTTCGATCTGACGCAAGCCGACAGGGCTACGCCGATAACCGTGTTGGCCGCCATCAAGAAGAAGGTTACTCGAACCAGAAACGTCATCGTGGACCGACTGGACTTCTTCTCGGCAGCCCAGTCACCGGTGGAAAGTATCGACGAGTACACATCCCGACTGAAGTCGCTGGCCAAGCCGGCAAAACTCGGAGCCGTGGAAGCAGAACTTATCACCTTCAAGCTGGCCACCTCCAACAAGTGGCCTCATCTGAGGTCCAAGATGCTCACGATGGCGGATTTGTCGGAAGCGAAGGCGGTAGATCTGTGCCGTGTGGAGGAAATCACGGCCAAGCACGTTCAGGTGCTATCAGCGGACAAGCTGTCGGAGGTGAATAAGCTCAAAGCATCGTCGTCGAAGGCCCGCCAGTGCAAGTTCTGTGGCGATTGGCATGCGTTCACCAAAGGATCGTGCCCAGCCTACGGAAAGAAGTGCAAGCTTTGTTCCGGCAAGAATCACTTCGAGAAGGTGTGCCGGAAGAATCGGGCTCGAATGAGTTCGTCGAAGCGCAACAGTGTGCGCCGCGTCAAGAAGATCAACGACGAATCCTCGGAGGACAGCGAGTCGGACGACGAGTGGAGCGATCAGTCCGGAACAGAGACGGAGATTGAAGGCGAAATCGGCAAGATCTTCGATAACTCGAAGAAAGGGGGAAACGTTCTTGCGGAAGTGTCCCTGAAAGTGAAAGGCAAGTGGAAAAGTGTGAAGTGCGAGCTGGATACGGGAGCAAACACGAGCTTGATTGGCCACGACTGGTTGTGCAAGCTGACGGGAGAGTCTGACCCCGAATTGCAGCCGTCACCGTTCAAACTCCAAGCGTTCGGCGGTGGCATCATTAACGTTATGGGCCAAGTCAAGCTGCCGTGCAAGTGCCAGAACAAGAAGTACATTCTCGTGCTTCAAGTTGTCGACGTCAGTCACAGGCCGTTGCTGTCGCTGAAGGTCTGTACCACGTTCGGCCTGATCAAGTTCTGCAACTCCGTTAGCATGGTTCCAGCTAAAGCGACGCCGGAAGGAGCTCAAGATCTGATGCGAATCTACCGCATCGAAGCTGAGAAGATCGTCGACGAGTTCGGCGACGTTTTTCGTGGCTACGGAAAATTCGACGGAGAAGTCACCCTGGAGATCGACGAATCGGTGCCGCCGGTGATTCAGCAGCCTCGCCGAGTCCCGATAGCTCTGCGGCCGAAGCTGAAGGCCGAACTGGACCAGTTGGAGAAGGATGGAATCATCGCGCGAGAGTACAGCCACACCGAATGGGTGAGTAACATTCTTCTCGTGAAACGGGGTATCGCCGGAGCCGAGTCGATTCGCATTTGCCTGGACCCCATTCCTCTGAACAAAGCGTTGAAGAGACCAAATCTGCAATTTGTGACGCTGGACGAGATTTTGCCGGAGTTGGGTCAGGCAAAGGTTTTCTCGACCGTGGATGCACGGAAGGGTTTCTGGCACGTGGTGCTAGACGAGCAGAGCAGCAAGTTGACTTCGTTCTGGACTCCATTTGGACGCTATCGGTGGCTGCGACTTCCGTTTGGCATCTCCCCGGCGCCGGAAATTTTCCAGTCCAAACTGCAGGGGATAGTCCAGGGATTGAACGGGGTCGAGTGCATAGCAGATGACGTCTTGGTGTACGGCCGTGGTACAACGATGGAGGAAGCGCTACGTGACCACAACGCAAATCTGAAGAACCTCCTCTCGCGCTTGAAGCTAAACCACGTCAAACTCAACAATTCGAAACTCAAGCTCTGTGAGACATCCGTCAAGTTTTACGGACACGTTCTCACCACCGAAGGGCTTCAACCGGACCACACCAAGATCTCGACCATAAAGCACTACCCGGTGCCAACCAGCAGGACGGAACTGCACCGTTTCATTGGGATGGTCACATACCTCAGCCGATTCATTCCCAATTTGAGCGCCGCCTTCACAAGGCTGCGGCGGTTGATTTCGGAGAAAGAACCGTGGCGTTGGACTCGAGAGGAGGACGAAGATTTCTCCAGGGTGAAGTCGCTAGTGTCCGATATCACAACGCTGCGGTACTACAACGTTCGAGAGCCGTTGACTATCGAGTGCGACGCGAGCTGCTTCGGTCTCGGAGTGGCCGTCTTCCAGAAGGACGGCATCGTGGGCTACGCGTCGAGAACGTTGACGGACACGGAGAAAAACTACGCTCAAATCGAGAAAGAGTTGCTTGCGATTCTTTTTGCATGTGTGCGCTTTGACCAGCTGATTGTCGGTAACCCCCAAACCACGGTGAAAACCGACCACAAGCCTTTgatcaacattttcaacaagCCATTGTTGACGGCTCCAAAGCGACTGCAGCACATGCTCCTGAACTTGCAACGTTACCATCTGGCGTTGGAGTTTGTCACCGGAAAGGAGAACGTTGTGGCAGATGCGCTCTCTCGTGCACCTCACAACGACTCGACGGTGCGTGACGAATACCAGAAGCTGAACATCTACAAGATCTTCAAGCAACTCGAAGATTGCAACGTAAGCGACTACCTGAGCATCTCCGACAACTGCCTGGACACGATCATAAAGGCGACTGAACAAGACGCAGCCCTACAGACGGTGATCGATTTCATTCGGAACGGTTGGCCCAGCACCATCGATCGCGTTCCCTCAGCCGCTAAAATCTACTTCAAGTACCGAAGCGAGCTGTCCACGCAAGACGGATTGGTGTTCAGGAACGATCGTATTCTGATCCCGTGTGCACTGCAGCGGTCcatgatcgacaaagtgcacgTGAGCCACAACGGTATCGAGTCTACACTGAAGCTTGCGCGAGAGAACATCTTCTGGCCCGGAATGAGCGCGCAGATTACGGATGTGGTGAAGGAGTGCCATATCTGCGCTAAATTCGCTGCAAGTCAGCAGAAACCGCCGATGCAGAGTCACGCAGTCCCGATCTATCCGTGGCAAGTCGTTTCGATGGACGTGTTCTTCACCAGCTACCAGGGAAAGCGACACCAGTTTCTTGTGACGGTGGACCACTACTCCGACTACATCGAATTGGATATCCTCAAGGACAT ATGA
- the LOC120413161 gene encoding protein singles bar translates to MPPTVIRMPNGAGNGTRGGLGHLNQQQNRGIRIGCCRVCTCINLEFFMSKNGILKIFEIILGSFCQTLLIQFGMDSAKDIGEAFHGFLTTVSACLTTTTILLLCYAISARTFHLVRQSIFEVMYNGISCFLYLSAASYMGFAVNVWLYPKFLLFKNTGGIHSAYPAMTAVYYMGTIVGIVYGLDAFVAYRYLKGFT, encoded by the exons ATGCCCCCAACCGTAATTCGGATGCCGAACGGCGCTGGAAATGGGACCCGTGGCGGGTTGGGACACTTGAACCAGCAGCAGAACCGCGGAATCCGGATCGGTTGTTGTCGGGTTTGCACGTGcataaatttggagtttttcaTGTCGAAGAATGGCATCCTGAAGATCTTCGAGATCATCCTGGGCTCGTTCTGCCAGACGTTGCTGATCCAGTTTGGTATGGACTCGGCCAAAGACATCGGCGAGGCGTTTCACGGGTTTCTGACGACGGTTTCGGCCTGCCTAACGACGACCACGATCCTGCTGCTGTGCTATGCCATCTCGGCCAGGACGTTCCACCTGGTGCGGCAGTCCATTTTC GAGGTAATGTACAACGGAATATCCTGCTTTCTGTACCTCAGTGCAGCTTCCTACATGGGCTTCGCCGTCAACGTGTGGCTGTACCCGAAGTTCCTGCTGTTCAAAAATACCGGTGGAATCCATAGTGCCTACCCGGCCATGACAGCAGTTTAT TACATGGGCACAATCGTCGGAATCGTGTACGGTTTGGATGCATTTGTGGCATACCGGTATTTGAAAGGGTTTACTTAA